From Elephas maximus indicus isolate mEleMax1 chromosome 25, mEleMax1 primary haplotype, whole genome shotgun sequence, the proteins below share one genomic window:
- the APMAP gene encoding adipocyte plasma membrane-associated protein isoform X2 — protein sequence MSEVDGLRQRRPLRPQVVTDDGPASEAEGGGFKEPPFLLGVLHPNTKLQQAKRLYENQLIGPESIAHIGDAMFTGTADGRIVKLENGEVETIAQFGTGPCRTRDDEPACGRPLGIRAGPNGTLFVADAYKGLFEVNPWKREVKVLLSSETPIEGKKMSFVNDLTITRDGRKIYFTDSSSKWQRRDYLLLIMEGTDDGRLLEYDTVTKEVKVLMEQLQFPNGVQLSPAEDFVLVAETTMARIRRFYVSGLMKGGADMFVENMPGFPDNIRPSSSGGYWVSMAAIRSNPGFSMLDFLSERPWIKKIIFKLLSQETVMKFVPRYSLVLELSNSGAFQRSLHDPNGLVATYVSEAHEHDGHLYLGSFRSPFLCQLSLESV from the exons TTTCAAAGAACCTCCTTTCTTGCTTGGTGTTCTGCATCCAAATACAAAGTTGCAACAGGCCAAAAGGCTATATGAAAATCAACTTATTGGGCCAGAGTCCATAGCACATATTGGGG aTGCCATGTTTACTGGTACAGCAGATGGCCGGATCGTGAAACTTGAAAATGGCGAGGTAGAGACGATTGCCCAATTTGGCACCGGCCCGTGCA GAACCCGAGATGACGAGCCTGCCTGTGGAAGACCTCTGGGCATCCGGGCGGGGCCCAATGGGACCCTTTTTGTGGCTGATGCCTATAAGGGACTATTTGAAGTAAATCCCTGGAAAC GTGAAGTGAAAGTGCTGTTGTCTTCTGAGACACCAattgaaggaaagaaaatgtCCTTTGTAAATGATCTTACGATAACTCGAGATGGGAGGAAAATTTATTTTACAGATTCTAGCAGCAAATGGCAAAGACGGGATTATCTGCTTTTGATTATGGAGGGAACGGACGATGGACG CCTGCTAGAGTATGACACTGTGACCAAGGAAGTGAAAGTCTTAATGGAGCAGTTGCAGTTCCCTAATGGAGTCCAGCTTTCTCCAGCAGAGGACTTTGTCCTGGTGGCAGAAACAACCATGGCAAGGATTAGAAG GTTCTACGTGTCTGGTCTGATGAAGGGAGGGGCAGATATGTTCGTGGAGAACATGCCTGGATTTCCAGACAACATCCGGCCCAGCAGCTCCGGCGGATACTGGGTCAGCATGGCGGCGATCCGCTCTAACCCAGGGTTTTCCATGTTGGATTTTTTATCCGAGAGAccctggattaaaaaaataatttttaag CTCTTGAGTCAAGAGACGGTGATGAAGTTCGTGCCACGGTACAGCCTCGTCCTAGAGCTCAGCAACAGTGGGGCCTTCCAAAGAAGCCTGCACGACCCCAATGGCCTGGTGGCCACATACGTCAGTGAGGCACATGAGCATGACGGGCATCTGTACCTGGGCTCCTTCAGGTCCCCTTTCCTCTGTCAGCTCAGCCTCGAGTCTGTGTGA